The sequence GCGTTCGACCAACGGAGACACGAGCCTGGGCGGCGACGACTACGACAAGGCGATCGTCGACTGGCTGATCGAGGGCTTCAAGGCCGATCAGGGCGTGGATCTGCGCAACGATCGGCACGCCGTGCAGCGCTTGCTCGACGCGGCCGAGAAGGCCAAGATCGAGCTGTCGAGCGTGCTGGAGACGACCATCAGCCTGCCGTTCGTCACCGCGACGCAGGCCGGGCCGCTCCACCTCGAGACCAAGCTGACCCGCGCCACCCTGGAGGAACTCACTCGCGGCCTGACCGACCGGACTCGCAAGCCGGTGGAGCAGGCTCTGGCCGACGCGAAGCTGAGCCCCCCCGACATCGAAGAGGTGGTGCTGGTGGGCGGCGCCACGCGCATGCCGGCCGTGCAGGAGCTGGTTCGAAAACTGCTCGGCCGCGAGCCGCACAAGGGCGTCAATCCCGACGAAGTGGTCGCGGTGGGCGCGGCGGTGCAGGCCGGCGTGCTCTCGGGCGACGTGCGGGAGGTGGTGCTCCTGGACGTCACGCCGCTGTCGCTCGGCATCGAGACGCTCGGGGGCATCGCCACCAAGCTCATCGAGCGCAACACGACCATCCCGACGCACCGCGCCGAGACGTTCACCACCGCCGGGGACGGCCAGTCGTCGGTGGAAATCCACGTGGTGCAGGGCGAGCGCGAGATGGCGCGGGACAACCGCACCCTGGGCCGCTTCCGGCTGGAGGGCCTCCCGCCCGCGCCCCGCGGCGTGCCGCAAGTAGAAGTCTCGTTCGACATCGACGCAAATGGCATCGTCAACGTGACGGCCAAGGATCTCGGCACCGGGCGGGCGCAGCGGGTGACCATCTCGGGCCAGACCACGCTCGACAAGAAGGATGTCGAACGCCTCGTGCGCGAGGCCGAGCAGCACGCCGAGAGCGATCGCAAGCAGCGAGAGGCCATCGAGACGAAGAACCGCGCCGAGGCCCTCGCCTACGCGACCGACAAGACGCTTCGCGACCACGGCGAAATCGTCGATCCCGCGAGCCGCGACCGGCTTACCCAGGCGCTCGCCGACCTGCGCGACGCCATCAATGGCGGCCTGGTCGAGCGCATGCAGCCCGCCATGGACCACCTGCAGCGCGTGGCGTACGAGTTCGGCGAGAAGGTCTACGCCAAGACCGGCGCCAATCCGCAGGCCCAGGCCTACCAGGCCGAGAAGCAGGCCGGCGAGGGCGAGGTCATCGAGGCGGAGTTCAAGGAATGACACTCGCACAAGGCCGCGAAGAGGAGCCCGAGGTCACCGCCGAGGGCTTCGTGCAGCCGATCGAGGAGGCGGAGGTCCGGCGCGATCGCGAGGAGGCCGTCGGCGAGGCGGGGACCTCGCCGGAGGCCCTCGCGGCCGAGGTTGCCCGTGTCCGCGATCAGCTGCTGCGCGCCCGGGCCGACCTCGACAACTGGCGCAAGAATTACGAGCGCGAACTCTCGCGCGCGCTGATCGAGCAGCGCCGTACCCTGCTGCTGGCGTTCCTGCCGGTGGCCGACAATCTGGGCCGGGCCCTCGCGGCCCTGGAGGGCGAGGGAGACGTCGCGGCCGTGCGCAAGGGCGTCGCGATGGTGCGCCGGAGCTTCCTGGAAGCCCTGGAGCGCGAGGGCGTCCGGCCCCTGGAGGCGAGGGGCGATGCATTCGATCCGCGGTTGCACGAGGCGGTGGGCACGCGGGACGAAGCGCCCGAGCATGCCGGACGGGTCGTGGCGGTGGTGGAGGCGGGGTTCATGTTCGACGGCGAGATCCTGCGGCCCGCCCGCGTGCTGGTGGGCGCCGGCCCGGAAGCGACCCACCCGGAAAGGAGCGACTCCCCATGAAGACCAGGCAAATCGAGCGTGCGGCCTGGGATCACTACTTCAGCCGGCTCTCCAACGTGCTGCACGAGCAGCCGCCGAAGGTGACGGTCGAACTCGCCAGCGAGACCCACGGAGACGCGATCCTGGCCGAGCACGCCCCCCTGCACGGTATCCTCGTCGACCCCAAGGGCTCGGAGGCCGGATCGGTGGGCATCGAGGTGGGCGACAACGTGTCTGGAGCCAGGGAAGTGCACACGGTCCAGCAGGTCTGCGTCATCTGGGTGGCCGAAGACGACGCGGGCAATCCCGTCGCCTTCGACATCGAGGGCCAGGATCCCGGAACGCGGGAAGCGGTCAAGGCGATCATCCGCTTCGAGGAACGATGACGTACCACTTCATCGGCCTTGATCTCGGCGGGACCAAGATCACCGCCGGGTTGACCGATACGGACTGCGTGCTCGGCCGCAAGATCGTGCTGCCGGTGGACAGGCCGGAAGATTTCGAGGACGTGGTGGAGGCGATGGCCGATCTGGCCCGCGAGGTGGCCTCGCCGCTGCCGGCGCCGGCGATCCTGGGCGTCGGGGTGGCGGTTTCGGGCCTGGTGGATCGGGAGAGCGGGGTGGTGCGCTGGTCGCCCAACCTCGGCTGGCGAAACGCGCCCCTGCGAGCGGCGCTTGCCCGCCGTCTGCCCTGGGACGTGTTCGTGGGCAACGACATGAACCTCGCGACGCTCGGCGAGTGGAGCCAGGGGGCGGGAAGGGGCGCGTGCTGCCTGCTGGGCGTCTTCGTCGGCACCGGCATCGGCGCCGGCCTGGTCCTCGACGGCAGGCCGTACGAGGGGGCGCACGGGTTCGCGGGAGCCATCGGCCATTCGTGCAGCGTGGCCTTGCACCTGGGGCAGGTGGGCGAGTGCCGGACCCTCGAGACCTGGGCGGCCGGGCCGGTGCTCAGCGGCCGCGCCGCGGAAGCGTGCCGCACCGGCGAGGCCGCGGTGATGCGGCCCGACGCCGGCGGGCGGGTATCGCCGGAGGAAATCGGCCGCGCCGAAGCGGAAGGCGATCCGGCAGCGCTGCGAATCGTCGGGGAGGCCGCCGAGGCCCTTGGCCTGGCCGTCGCCGACGCCTCCCTGCTCGTCGATCCGGAGCGCGTGATTCTCGGCGGCGGCGTGGTCCGCGCCATCCCGACGTTGGTGGCGCGCGTGCGCGAGGTGGTCAGGCGGCGTTACCCGCAAGGCCACGCGCCCCCCGAGGTCGTGGCCGCGTCCCTGGGGCGCGAGGCGCCCGTGGTGGGCGCGGCCGTGCTGGTGAGACTGGGCGGCGAACTGCGGGCCGCGGCACGCCGTTCGCGCCCTGGAGATGAGTAGGAACCTGAAATGCAGACGAATGTGACGATGCACGAAGCTCGACTCGCCGTCGAGGAACTCACGTGCAAGACCTGCGTGCGCAAGGTCGTCGAAGCCCTCCAGGCGGTCGACGGCGTGGTGGCGGTCCACGTCCTGGACAGCCCGGAGCGCATCGACGGCCCTGCCGATCGCACGCTGCGGTCGGATGTCGTGATCAAGTTCGTGGACGGCCGCGTCCGCGAACAGGACCTCGCCCGGGCCGTGCGGGCGGCGGGCTACCGGGTGCTGGCCTAGCGCCACCCCAAAAAAGGTAAGGCCCGGCTGGGAAGCCGGGTCTTAAGGGTGCAGGGTTGGGGTTGGGTTGGGGTTAGGGTTGGAAAATCTCTTGGGCTCTGGGGCCTCCGGGCCGCTCCATCCGCCTCACGCAATGTCTATCCGGGTGGCCGGCGCCCCCGCTGCGCGGTTTAACCATCACCGAATAATCATTTGGCGGGCCCCAAATCGGGCCTCACCCGTTCGAAAGAAACCTAATCTGGTTATGCCAACCTTAGTCTGACCTTTATCGAATCTACCCCCTCGGCGGCCGATACCTCATGAGGAACCAGAGGAGGAGAGGAAGCTTGCCGTCAGACGTGACGGGCGGTCCGCGCGCACGCGTGGTGGCCCGCAACCTGCCGCTCGACATGGGCGGCGTGGCCGCCCGCGTGGACGTCGCCGAAGTGGACCTTCTCCCGAAGAACCCGGACGGCGTGCTCGACCTCGACGACAAGCACCCCAAGGTGGCGATCCGCTCGGCCCGTGCCATCGTGGCTGGCGACGAGATTTCCCGCATCGCCGCGAAGAGCGCGAAGGGCCCGGTCAGCGACCTGAGGCTCCGCCTCCTGGGCCAGGATCGTTTCGAGGCGACCGGACAGGCCGAGGGCGGCATCCCCTTCAAGGCGAGCGGCAAGGTCGGCACCGCCGCTGGCAAGCTGGCGTTCTTCCCGCAGGGCCTCGACCTGACGGCGGGCGGCGCGCAGGTTCACCTCGACATCCCCGGCCGCGCCGCCAAGGTCGCCGTGCCGCAGAGCATGCTCGACGAGGCCCTGGCCGGGGCCCCCATCGCCAGACCGAAGCTCACGTGGCAGGGTCCGCGGCTGGGCACGCTGGCCGGCGCCCTGCACTTCGACGGCCAGCAGGTGCCGATGACCGCCAAGATCGGTCTCGGTGTCGCTCCCGATGGCTGGCTGCGCTTCGGCGTCAGCGACGTCCGGTTGCGGTCGGACGGCGCCGATATCGCGGTAGATCTCGCGACGCGCACCGCCAAGATCACCGTGCCACCGGCCATCATCGAGCGGAAGGTCGAGGAGTCCGCGAGGCGCGAGCTCCAGAACCCGGCGCTGATCTGGCTCGGCCCCAATGCCGCCCGCCTCGAGGGCGACGTACCGCTCACGCGCCTGCTGGGCCCGGATGCCGGCCCCGGGTCGCTCAAGCTCCAGGCGTACGCCGACCTGGCGGCCAAGCAAGGCAAGATCGAGGCCCGCCTCAACCATCTCAGCCTCGCGGGCGACGACCTGAGCCTCACCACCACGCCGGCCACCGGCCTGGCCGCCGTGCACGTCTCGACCGCTCTCGTCGCCCGGACGCTGCAAAAGGCCAAGCTGGACGGCCTGCGGGTCACCGAGTTCGCGGTGCCGGCCCCCGGACAGTGGCGGCTGCGGGCCGATCTGGGCGGCACGGCCCTGGAGGCGGCCGGCGGGTTCGAGGCGCGGGACGGGAAGCTCCGCTTCGACATCGCGTCGCTCGACATGCCCAGCGGCGCCGACCACATCGCCCTGCGGCTCGATCCCGCGGCCAACCTGGTCCGGGCCACGGTGCCCGAAGCGGCGCTCACCCGCCTGATCGGCGCCGGCGCTCCCCTGCCGGACATGGCCCTGAAACTCGCGCCGGGCGGAAAGCTGCAAACCGCCGGCAAGTTCAAGCTCCTGGGCCTGCCGCTGCCGATCAGGCTCGACGGCACGCTATCCCTCGGATCGGACGGCCAGCCCCGCTACGCGGTGGCGCGGACGCGCATGGTCGGCATCGACGTGACGGCGCCGCTGCGCTGGTTCGGCCTCACGCTCGGCAAACTCGACCCCAAGGGCTCCTGGGAAGGCAACACTCTCAAGCTGGCGGCCGGCGGGCTCCCGCCCGGCATGGCGCTCCACTCGCTCGAAACCGGTGCCGGCGTCCTCGAGGTCGCCCTGCGGCCCGACAAGGCCCTCCCGGGCGGCGCGCCCGGCGTCCGCTTCGACGGCCGGACCCTCGAAGTCGATCCCGCCGCCGTCCTGCCGCTCCCGGGCAAGGTCGTGTCGGCCCATGCTGGCCCGTCGGGCTTCGACTTCCAGATCCGGCTCGACGGCTCGAAGATGGACAAGTTCGTCAAGCTGCCCACCGGCGTCACGTTCGACGGCCAGACGTTCCGCGCCGACCCCTCGGCGGCGGCCGGCCGGCCGGTGCCCGGCACGCTCACCAGCCTCTCGGCCGGCCCGGAAGGCGGCCAGGCGACGATCGCCGTGGCTCCCGAAGTCTTCGCGCCGCTGCAGAAGCTGCCTCCGGGCGTCAAGTTCGACGGCACCGGTTTCCGCGTCGATCCCAAGCAGGGCAAGGCCCTCCCCGGCCGCCTGACCGACGCCCGGGCCACAGGGTCGGGCCTCGCCCTCGACCTCGCGCTGACCGACAAGGAGCTCAAGGGCGATTTCAACCTGGGCGCGACGGGCGTGGCGTGGGACGGCCAGGCGCTGACGGTGGACGTTTCGGGCGGCTTCGCCGGAACGCGGGCCACCGGCGCGGCGGTCGTCGACGGCGATCTGGTGGTCGAGGTCGGCGACGGCCAGAGCAAGCCGGCCGCCAGTGCGTCCGGCCGGGTCGTCGCGATCAACCACTCCGGCCGGGCCCGCGTGATGGGCTTCCTGATGGACAACCCGTCGGTCGAGTTGCGGCCCAAGACGCCGGGAGGCCAGTTCGACCTGCAGAGCCTCGACAAGGCCGCCATCACGGTCCTGGGCGGCAAGATAATCGTGCCGCCGGCCAAGCTCCAGGAACTCATCAAGGCCAAGCTCGGCCCGGCCGACTACAAGAAGCTCGAACCGACCTACGACGGCCGCCGCCTCACGATTCGCTTCCCGTTGCCGATCGGCTCCATCCCGTTCGCGCTGCGGTTCGAGAAGACCCGCGACGGCAACCTGCAACTGGCGCCCTCGGGGTTCTTCGGCTCCATTCCGCTGCTGGAGTGGCCGCAGCGCCTCATCGGCCTCCTGCTCTCGCCCGTCACCTTCCTGATCCCGGGAGCCGACGGCGTGAAAATCGATCTCAAGGCCGCCTCCGGCGTCGCGCTGCCGGATTTAAAGAACGTCGATGCCACCCAGGAAGGGCTTGTTCTCGACTTCGGCGGCCCTTCGCCAGCCGGCTCCGAAATTCGGAGTTCTGAAAATTCACGTTAAATAACTCCGCGTCATCCTCCTCGCCCGGCGATATCAGGGCCAAGAGAGAGAGAGCGGACGGACCGCTGGTAGAGGAGATTTCTGATGGCTATCAATCAGATTGCGGCGCTTACGAGTGTTCCGGCCGTCAAGGCGGCCACCCTCACGACCGCTGGCAACGCCCTGACCACGACGGTCCCGGCCACGACGGTCGCGGGTGACGTCAAGACGACCGTTCCGGGCGGCACGACGTCCACCGTGCAGCTCGAGGACGCCAAGGGCCTGACCTTCCGGAGCTGGGGGGATCCCCACGAAGTGTCCGGCGACGGCCTCAAGTTCGACAACATGGGCATCGGCTACTACACCGCGCTCAAGAGCGCCTCGGGCGACCTGATGGTGGTCAAGCGCCAGGAGTCGATCCCCAACACCGGCGCCGATGGCAGCACGGTCAACACCGAGGCCGCCGTGAAGGCCGGCGACGATGTCGTGAAGTACAACACCAAGAACAACAAGCTCCACATCAACGACCAGGAAGTCACGCTCAAGGATGGCGAGACCCGCGCCCTGCCCGGCGGCGGCTCGGTCACCAAGAAGGGCAACAAGATCACCGTCACGAGCCCCAAGGGCGACGAGATCACGTTCGTCGACCAGGGCAAGTACATGGACCTCGAGGGCAAGCTCTCGCCCAGCCGCAAGGACGGCGAGGTCACCGGCTCGCTGGGCCGCTTCGACAAGGACACCGACGCCAGCAACGACCTGGTGCTGCGCGACGGTACCCAGGCCAAGACCCAGGCGGAGTTCATCGACAACTGGAAGACCAACGACGCCGAGAATCTGCTGACCAAGCCGGCGGCCGAGTTCCGCTCGCCCGAGGCCAAGGAAATCGCGGCGCTCAAGAAGGAAAACGAGGCGCTCTACGCCCAGGAGCAGAAGCTCAGCGACGAGCGGCGGCCCCTCCTGGCCGAAATCGCCAAGAACGAGCCGATCTACAAGGCCCTCAAGGAACTCCCCGATGACATGCTCTCGGAATCCGACAAGGCCTTCATGAAGAAGTTCGAGGACACCAAGGCGAAGGTCGAGGACCTGTCGGCCAAGATCAAGGATCTCAACGCGAAGCAGGCCGAGAATCAGAAGAAGATCGACGCCCTGACCGAGATCATCAAGCTCAAGGGCGAGAACGCGCTGCTGTACCAGACCGAGCAGGACAAGAGCAACGAGCGCCGGCCCCTCCTCAGCCAGCAGGCCGAGATGAAGGATCGCGCCGAGGCCCTCAAGGCCCTGCAGGCCGAGGATCCCAACAAGCTGTCGGAGGCCGACCTGGCCTTCCTGGGCCGCTATCAGCAGATCCTCGACAAGATCAACAAGCTCAACGAGGAGATCCGCAAGCTCAACGAGCAGCAGAAGGCCAACGAGGAGCGCATCCGCGAACTCGACCGGATCGCCCACCCCGACAAGCCGGTTCCGCTAGCCGCCGCGCCCATCGCGGGCGGGGCCATCAAGACCGCGGCCTGATAGCGATAAAGTTGGAGCCCCCTCCTGTGAGGGGGCTCCAACGCATGAGGCCTACGGGTACCAGGGCCGGCCGTTCAGGTCCTCGGAAAGGACGTTGGCGGCCCGTTTGAAGGCGCC is a genomic window of Candidatus Tanganyikabacteria bacterium containing:
- the dnaK gene encoding molecular chaperone DnaK; this encodes MARIVGIDLGTTNSCVAVMEGGKPTVIPNREGARITPSVVAFTRTGDRLVGQLAKRQAVLNPDGTVMSVKRRMGSDFRYEIFGKSYSPEEISAMILRKLAEDASAYLGETVRKAVITVPAYFNDAQRQATKTAGEIAGLEVVRIINEPTAAALAYGLEKNRNQTLLVYDLGGGTFDVSVLEVGEGVFEVRSTNGDTSLGGDDYDKAIVDWLIEGFKADQGVDLRNDRHAVQRLLDAAEKAKIELSSVLETTISLPFVTATQAGPLHLETKLTRATLEELTRGLTDRTRKPVEQALADAKLSPPDIEEVVLVGGATRMPAVQELVRKLLGREPHKGVNPDEVVAVGAAVQAGVLSGDVREVVLLDVTPLSLGIETLGGIATKLIERNTTIPTHRAETFTTAGDGQSSVEIHVVQGEREMARDNRTLGRFRLEGLPPAPRGVPQVEVSFDIDANGIVNVTAKDLGTGRAQRVTISGQTTLDKKDVERLVREAEQHAESDRKQREAIETKNRAEALAYATDKTLRDHGEIVDPASRDRLTQALADLRDAINGGLVERMQPAMDHLQRVAYEFGEKVYAKTGANPQAQAYQAEKQAGEGEVIEAEFKE
- a CDS encoding nucleotide exchange factor GrpE, whose product is MTLAQGREEEPEVTAEGFVQPIEEAEVRRDREEAVGEAGTSPEALAAEVARVRDQLLRARADLDNWRKNYERELSRALIEQRRTLLLAFLPVADNLGRALAALEGEGDVAAVRKGVAMVRRSFLEALEREGVRPLEARGDAFDPRLHEAVGTRDEAPEHAGRVVAVVEAGFMFDGEILRPARVLVGAGPEATHPERSDSP
- a CDS encoding DUF5335 family protein → MKTRQIERAAWDHYFSRLSNVLHEQPPKVTVELASETHGDAILAEHAPLHGILVDPKGSEAGSVGIEVGDNVSGAREVHTVQQVCVIWVAEDDAGNPVAFDIEGQDPGTREAVKAIIRFEER
- a CDS encoding ROK family protein encodes the protein MTYHFIGLDLGGTKITAGLTDTDCVLGRKIVLPVDRPEDFEDVVEAMADLAREVASPLPAPAILGVGVAVSGLVDRESGVVRWSPNLGWRNAPLRAALARRLPWDVFVGNDMNLATLGEWSQGAGRGACCLLGVFVGTGIGAGLVLDGRPYEGAHGFAGAIGHSCSVALHLGQVGECRTLETWAAGPVLSGRAAEACRTGEAAVMRPDAGGRVSPEEIGRAEAEGDPAALRIVGEAAEALGLAVADASLLVDPERVILGGGVVRAIPTLVARVREVVRRRYPQGHAPPEVVAASLGREAPVVGAAVLVRLGGELRAAARRSRPGDE
- a CDS encoding heavy-metal-associated domain-containing protein gives rise to the protein MQTNVTMHEARLAVEELTCKTCVRKVVEALQAVDGVVAVHVLDSPERIDGPADRTLRSDVVIKFVDGRVREQDLARAVRAAGYRVLA
- a CDS encoding VWD domain-containing protein yields the protein MAINQIAALTSVPAVKAATLTTAGNALTTTVPATTVAGDVKTTVPGGTTSTVQLEDAKGLTFRSWGDPHEVSGDGLKFDNMGIGYYTALKSASGDLMVVKRQESIPNTGADGSTVNTEAAVKAGDDVVKYNTKNNKLHINDQEVTLKDGETRALPGGGSVTKKGNKITVTSPKGDEITFVDQGKYMDLEGKLSPSRKDGEVTGSLGRFDKDTDASNDLVLRDGTQAKTQAEFIDNWKTNDAENLLTKPAAEFRSPEAKEIAALKKENEALYAQEQKLSDERRPLLAEIAKNEPIYKALKELPDDMLSESDKAFMKKFEDTKAKVEDLSAKIKDLNAKQAENQKKIDALTEIIKLKGENALLYQTEQDKSNERRPLLSQQAEMKDRAEALKALQAEDPNKLSEADLAFLGRYQQILDKINKLNEEIRKLNEQQKANEERIRELDRIAHPDKPVPLAAAPIAGGAIKTAA